DNA from Comamonas serinivorans:
CCCCATGCCGTAGCGCGCGGGCAGCACGCCGATCCAGGACAGCTCCTGCGGCCCGCCGGCAAAGAACACGCGGGGCGCGTTCGCCTGGGTGGACGCGGCCAGCGGCCGTGCCGAGGCCTCGCTCAGCACATCGCGCAGGAACAGCACCGTGGTGCGGTAATCCTCGGTCTGCGCCACGCGTTCCTCGATCGCGGTTTCGGTCTGCCCCATGCTGCGCATCGCGGCCGTCAGCAGCAGCATGAGCAGCGAGATCAGCACCAGCGCGATCACCACCTCGATCAGCGTGAAGCCGTGCTGGCGGCGTGCCGCAGCGCGCCCGCGGGCGCCCCGTCGCGTCGTGCAAGGACTGATCATGGCGCCTCCGCGTCGACCGGCAGGGTTTCCAGGCGCTCGGGCCGCAGGCTGCGCAGCGCGAACTCGTGCTCGCGTGAGCCATCGCTCCAGCGCACCACCACCTCGATCTCGTGCAGCCGCGGCGCCTGCGTCTTGCTGTCGGCCACGGTCGTGAAGCGCGCCGTGCGCACCTGCCAGGCAAACCCTTGCGACACACCCTGCGCGTTCACGCCCTC
Protein-coding regions in this window:
- a CDS encoding prepilin-type N-terminal cleavage/methylation domain-containing protein, encoding MISPCTTRRGARGRAAARRQHGFTLIEVVIALVLISLLMLLLTAAMRSMGQTETAIEERVAQTEDYRTTVLFLRDVLSEASARPLAASTQANAPRVFFAGGPQELSWIGVLPARYGMGGRHYMHLGLENGALVLRFAPWNGAATYDNWSAAERRVLAPDVSVLKLSYQDARNGQWVDSWPPVNVPRAFAVPAVVQIEMDNSAFAWPALAVPVSGMLAADPSNEPIKFGGGDVQR